ACAGTCCTGTTCGGCCGCCAGGCTCAGCCCGGCAACAACGCGCTTGCAGGTTTCCGCTGTGTCCAGGCGCTCGCTTAAGCGCTGGTAGATCTCCCGCCAGGCCCCATCGGGCAGCAAGTCGTCGCGGAAGGCCAGCCCGGCGAGCGCCCGCGGCTTGCGCGCCAGCCAGGCAATGACATGCCGGTAGTCGATACAGCGCCGGCGACCTTGCCCCTTGCTTGGCCGGGCCCGGAAAAGCCGCAGAATCTCGGTGCCGCCATGGTGTAGAACGAGGCGATCGTCGTAGACATGGACACGCAGGCGTTCGCCAATCAGCCGCGCCGGCACAGAGTAGAGTTCTCGCTGGATGGCAATGGTGCTAGAGCTGGTCACCCGAACCATCAGCTCGGTGTAGGCAACGCCACGACGACAGGGCAAAGGTTTGAGTTCGGCCCGCTCGGCGGCAACCCGTTTGGCATTGCGCCGGTTGATGCTCGCGGCCACCTCCTCAATGAAGCCGCGATAGGCCACCAGGCTGTCGAAGTCTGCCGAACCGCGCAACGACAGGCGCTGCTTTATCCGGCGCTTGAGGTGTCCATGCGGTGACTCGATGCTGCCGTTCTCGTGCCCGCGCCCAGGATTATTGCGGCTGGCACGCATGCCGTAGTGCCCGCACAGCGCCCGGTAGCGCTCCGTGATATCCGCCTGC
Above is a genomic segment from Natronocella acetinitrilica containing:
- the istA gene encoding IS21 family transposase, with amino-acid sequence MAVTEQQVKVYMSQREKGSSQVVAAAKAGISERTARRLERGEVGRGRHPRQWRTRVDPFANVWNDLTRQLERDPELQALTLLEWLQERYPGEYPDNVLRTLQRRVKGWRAQHGPDKEVMFPQLHGPGLRGLSDFTILKDVTVTLRGERLDHRLFHFRLAYSGWCHVRVVLGGESYAALAEGLTDALERLGGVPAEHRTDSLSAAFKNLDAQAQADITERYRALCGHYGMRASRNNPGRGHENGSIESPHGHLKRRIKQRLSLRGSADFDSLVAYRGFIEEVAASINRRNAKRVAAERAELKPLPCRRGVAYTELMVRVTSSSTIAIQRELYSVPARLIGERLRVHVYDDRLVLHHGGTEILRLFRARPSKGQGRRRCIDYRHVIAWLARKPRALAGLAFRDDLLPDGAWREIYQRLSERLDTAETCKRVVAGLSLAAEQDC